From the Methanobacterium sp. CWC-01 genome, the window TGTAGAGAGAAGGGAACATTCATCTGGTTCCGCGAAAACCCCTGGCTACCAGATACATTTCCACACTCTTCTTACGGGATGAAGGCGGTTTAGTGGTTTTAACCATCCTGAATTTCTTTTTAACTGTTTTCAACATTTCTGGAAATTGTGGTCCCTGAAATAACTTCATAATCAGACTACCATTGTACCTTAAGGTGGAATCACACATCTCCATCACCGCCTGGAACAGGTCCATGGAGCGCATTTGGTCCACATCCTTAATACCCGAGAGTTTAGGGGAGGCATCAGACAGGATGACTGCAGCCTGCCCTTCTAAAGCAGATATAATCTCTTCTTTAACTTCACGGGTGGTAAAATCTCCCTTAATACTCTTAAAATTTTCTTCTGTAAAGGGCCGGATTCTTTGCAGGTCCACCGCCACCACCCGACCTTCCTCCCCCACCGCTTCCAGAGCTACCTGAGACCAACCACCGGGAGCAGCTCCCAGGTCCAGTATTCGGTCCCCTTTACGTATGATCTTGAACTTTTTATTTAACTGGAGTAGCTTATAGGATGCCCGGGAACGGTACTCTTCCTTTTTTGCTTTCTGATAATAAGGGTCTTCCTTTCGCTCCTGATTCCATCTTTTACCCATAAAAATCCTCTATTAGCCTTATTTTTTTAGTTCTCTTTCAATCTAGTAAAATATATGATTAAACTCCTCTAGCCTGGTAGTTCAGTGCTTTGCAGGGTGATTCGCCGATTTTAATTAGTTGAGCCTCCACTTCTCCCTCATCCACTTCCACCAGCATCACCGATGGATCCGATAGCCGGGGTACGGTGGGACTTCCCGGGTTCAACAGCAACAGGTCCTTCAACTGATTAACGAAGGCATAGTGGGTGTGACCGGTTATCAGTACGTCTACTTTCATCTCCAGGCCAATATAACGGAGCTGCTGGGTATCTCCCCGGGGATAAACTTCGCCGTGATTAAGACCAATCTTAACCCCCCCTACTTCTATTAATTCTCTTTCCGGAAGTTTAGTACCATAGTAGCGGTCCATATTTCCCTGGACACAGGTGGTGGGGGCTATGTTGTTTAAAATATCCTTGATTTCTAGAGAAATAAGATCTCCGGCGTGTAATATCATATCCACGTCCTTAAATATTTTAAAAACATTTTCAGGAATTTCAGAGGCCCTCTCTGGGATGTGGGTGTCGGATATAACGCCTATTAACATTCTATCTCCTTTAATCTCTGCAGTGCTTGATCAAGGTCGAGCTAGGTTTTATTGCTTGTGCTATTCTTAGTATTTATATATATGTCAACTTACTATATCTGGTAGGTGAAAAACCTGCTATATTATTAAACCTGCCATATTATTATTACACAATATTTTTTCAAGTGATGTTATGCATGAAGTGATCATCTGCGAGAAGCCCAAGGCCGCCGAGAAGATATCCCAGGCCCTTCCGGGCTATGCGGAAAAGAAGAACTACAAAAGGGTTCCATACTATGAAATTGAAGAGAATGGGAAGAAAACCACCATATTAGCAGCAGTAGGTCACCTTTACTCATTATCTCCCCTTAAAAAGGAAAACGGGCGAATATTTGAGGTGGAATGGGTCCCCCTGCACACCAAGGACAAGTCCAAGCGATATGTTAAAAACTACATCGATGCCATTGTGAAGTTCTCTAAAGATGCAGATAAATTCATTCATGCCTGCGATTATGATATTGAGGGAACACTCATCGGTTTCAACGCACTTAAATATGCCTGTGGCGATAAAAGTGTGGAACAAGCGGTGCGGATGAAGTTCTCCACCCTCACTGATGAGGACCTTCTGGAGGCCTACCATAACCCCATTGACTTGGATTTCCACCAGGTGGATAGTGGGATTGCTCGTCATGTCCTGGATTTCCTTTTCGGAGTTAACATTTCCAAGTACCTCACTGATTCGGTAATGGCTGCCACTTCCCGTTACATCCAGCTTTCAGCTGGCCGGGTGCAGACTCCTACTCTGTCCATACTCGTGGATCGTGAGAAGCAGATTAAAGAGTTCAAACCCGAACCCTACTGGCTTATCAAGGCTGATCTGGGTCTGGGAATAATTGCTGATCATAAACAGGGCAAAATTTTCGATAAAAAAAAGACAGAGGATATTCTGGCCCATTGTCAGGGTGAGGATGCAGTGGTGGACAAGATCAGCCTGAAGGAAACCGCCCAATCACCACCAGTACCCTTTGATCTGGGAACTCTTCAGTCCGAGGCCTACTCCGTCTTTGGTTTCAGCCCCAAGAAGACCCAGTCCATCGCCCAGAATCTATACACCGAAGGATACACATCCTATCCACGTACTTCTTCCCAGAAGTTACCGGCCAGCATAGGATATCAGAAGATACTCGGTAAACTCAGTAAAAATAGCAGTTTCGCTAAACATATAAAGAAACTTAAAAAACCTCTAAAGCCACGTGAGGGTAAGAAAACTGACGCTGCTCACCCTTCCATCCACCCCACCGGTGTTTTACCAAACAAACTCGGACGAGATTATCAGAAACTCTACGAACTGATTGTTCATCGTTTCATAAGCGTTTTTGGTCAAAACGCCATCCTGGAAGCCATGAAAACAGATCTGAAGATAGGTGATGAGGATTTCACCTTCAGCCGTAAGAGAATGGCCAAGATGGGATGGAAAGAGCACTACCCCTTCCGCAAGGTTGAGAATGACGAGTTCCCCTCCTTAAAAGAAGGTGAAAAACTGGAAGCAAAGGTGGATTCCGAAGAAAAGGAAACTAAACCTCCAGCCCGGTATAACCAGGCTTCTTTAATAAGAGAATTGGAGAAACGTGGACTGGGGACCAAGTCAACCCGTGCTAATATTATTTCCATCCTCTATGACCGTAAATATGTGGAGGGTAAGAAGATCACCGTCAACCAGTTAGGTGAACATCTCATCGACACTCTTAAGGAATATTCAGAAAAAATAACCAGTGAAGAGCTAACCAGAGAGTTTGAAACCAGAATGGAAGGTATAATGAGTGGGGAAACAGATAAGGATGATATCATCCAACAGGCCCGGGTGGAAGTCAGTTCTATACTGGATGATATCGAGAAGAACAAGCTTAAAATCGGGGAACAACTTTATCAGGCCTACCGGGAGAGCATGGTGGTGGGATCCTGCAAGTGCGGCGGAAACCTGATCACCATAAATTCGCCCCGGGGCGGAACCTTTGTGGGATGCTCAGCCTACCCAGAATGTAAATCAACCTATTCACTCCCCCAGGGAGCTAACGTGCTTAAGGCCACCTGTGAGAAATGTGGTCTACCAATGATATCCTTCGGCAAACCCCGACAGAGGGCGTGTCTGGATCCCAAATGTGGCCGGGAGGGTGAAGAGCCCCCTAAAAATGAGGTGGTGGGTGTCTGCCCGGATTGTGGAAAAGATCTCCTGAAACGTCTGGGTCGTTACGGTGAATTTGTAGGTTGCAGCGGATTCCCCCGCTGTCGATACACCCGTTCTCTGGAGGAGGATGAAGAGAAAGTTCAGGAAAAATCTTGAATATAGCCCTATTATCCTTTTTTTTATTTAATTTTCCAATTTAAGTCTTCCTCTTCGAAGATGAATATCTCCTCTATTTTTTCATCTAGCACCCTGGCAATAAGATAGGCCAGCTTCAGGGAGGGGTTGTATTTTCCTTTCTCCAGAAAGACTATGGTCTCTCGTCTCACCCCCACCTGGTCAGCCAGCTGGGCCTGGGTAAGGTCCTTCCTGGCTCGGAGTTCTTTGATTCGAGTTTTCATTCAAGATCGCCCTTTGATCACATATTATTTTTACCCGTTTTCTGATTCAGGTCGTTAAATCAGTCTATGTCTCCGATACGGCTTAAGATCGTGTTAGCTACCAGCATGGTGGTTATCATGACGAAAATAATTAATCCCATCAATTCTATGGGATCATGGATTCTATCTGCCCAGAACATGGACACCACCAGGAAACCTGTGAAGATCAGGGTTATATACCAAGACCAGGTTACAGCGAGTGTTCCAATTTTCCTTAAACGTTCGTCACGGGCTGTTTTTTCCATTCCCATATAGGCGAAGAAACTGACTATGTAAATAGTCATTCCTAATAGTAATCCTATGGCTGTATAATCGTTCATGGTCTTAGCAGCCATTAAATATAGTGAAGTGATCACCAGTATCACTGATCCTACCCAGATACTTAATTTATAGAGTTTATAATCTCTCTCGATGTTGGCCTTTTTTTCCTTCTTTTCATCCCCATTTTTAGCGGCTCTATTATACACCGGAGAAATAAAGAATAGGAAGAATGCAAAAAATGCATAATAGACTGGATCTCCTAAAATGTAGCCTAGTATCCCCAAAAAACCGAGTAAACCCCAGAAAACGTTGAATTTTACCTCCATCTTATTCACCTCATTTTGATAGTGTTGTTTATTTCCAACATAATGTTATTTAATTTCAACATCATGTTAGATAAATATAACACACTTAGTATTTAAGTATTCTGATGCTACCAAAACCTTTATATACCTTCATGACTACCAGTTATAAAACTGACTATTAGTCATAAAAAAATAATATCAGTCATAAATTTGGACAGATAGTCACGATGGTGGTGAAACATTATGTCACTGGCGGAATGGAAGGAAAAAGAAAGGGAGCAGCGGCAAAATTATATTATCGAAGCTGCTAGGAAATTATTGGCTCTAAAAGGCTTTAATGAAGTTTCAATGGATGAAATAGCCAGAGAAGTTGGTCTTGGCAAAAGTACACTCTATCTATATTTTAAAAATAAAGAATCTTTGTACTTTGCTGTAGTCTTACGCGGTATTCGAATCTGGGTTGAAATGGTTAAAGAAGGGGTTAAAAAAGGAAATACTGGGTTAGAGAAGTTAACATTATATGGAAATGTAAATAGGGAGTTTTCTAATAAATATCCGGATTATTTCAGGCTACTGTATTCTCCCACATCCATTAAAAAACAATTTGATAGGGATAAAATGAACAGCAGTGAAGAATTCCGAGAAGTAAGGGAATTATTCAAAGAAATAATGTCCATAGGGATAGATTTAATACAAAAAGGTATAGATGAGGGCCAAATCCGACCAGATGTGGATCCTACCGAAGCAGCTATTCTCCTATCAGTAATATACAATGGCAAGGTGAATATGGGCGACTGGGCTAAAGAGCTACTGGAAAACAGAGGAATTGATGAACATAGATTTGCCAAGGATATAGGAGATTTGTTTCTTCACATGTTAATGAAACACTGAAAATGAGATTTAAAATAAATCGTAGCTTTATATGAAATTTAAAATGTTGTATTTAGAAGTAGAGTATTTATTTGGATATTAGAGGTGTTAAATATGGATTATACTGAATTAGGAGAAAAATTAAATGAACTTTTAAAATTGGAAAATGAACCAGTGGCCATAAAATGGTCTGTAAAAGAGCCAAAAAACGTTAAAAAGGAAGAAGGTAAATCAAGATTCTGCAGTAAACTTGAAAAAGCCATGAACGGCGAAATATTTTATGCAACCCTAGAAGAGGAAGAATGCATGGGTGGTGCCAGATATTCTGGACTTAAAGACATGAGTGAATACCCTGCTAATGTACAAAGTGGGGCATTTATGGTTCCGAAGGGTTTGTATAAGAACATTCCTGCCGTGCAGCGTTCCAGGGAAAATGAAACATACATAAACCCTGGAATATTCACTGCAATTAGTTTCGCTCCTTTAAATAAGGCAAAATTTGAACCAAATGTGATATTTATGGTCTGCAATGCGAAACAGGGGATGGAAATACTTCATGCAAATGCCTATGACTCTGGAGAACATGGGCGGGGCGCTGATGCAGTTCCAGTGTGCAGTTCAATGGCTGCAACACCTTATATGACTGGAAAAGTCACTTATGGATTCGGTGACGTTGCAGCAAGGAAAAACATGGATATTAATCAACATGATATTATGGTCAGTATTCCTGGAAGCGACTTGTCTCGTATAGTTTCTAATTTGGGTGAAATGCGAACTAAAATGTTCTTTAAGTAAGGATGATTTTCACCAATAAATTTTATTTTTATTATTTTTAGGAAAATCATAAAAATAGACCTAAGTGATAACCATGAATCATGGAAGCCATTATAACCTTGCTAAAAATAAAATAATCATGATAATGGCCGGATTAATGGTTGTACTCCTTTTAGCTGCCTTTGATTATTCAATCATAGGGACAGCTATGCCTAAGGTTATTAACAGTCTGCAGGGCATGGAATACTATGTATGGCCATTTACATCTTACATGTTAACATCAACCATTGCCATAATCCTTTTTGGTAAATTATCGGATATTTACGGTAGAAAACATGTTTTAATGGCCGGAATCATCACCTTTGTTATTACTTCAGTCCTGTGCGGTTTTTCCACCAATATGTATGAACTGATCCTATTTAGAGGACTTCAGGGAATTGGGGGCGGAATTTTAATATCACTCCCATTTATTGTGGTTGGAGAAATTTTCAGTCCCAGGGAAAGAGCCAAATATATGGGGATTCTGGCATCCGTATTTGCACTTGCCGACGTTTTAGGACCAATTCTCGGTGGCGTCATTACTGATAATTTGGGTTGGAGATGGATATTTTTTATAAATGTTCCTGTTGGGGTCGCTGCTCTGATTATTATTCTTTATTCTCTTCCAAATTTTAAATCGCCAGATATTAAAAAGGTCATTGATTATTTCGGGATCATCACCTTTATCTTATCTTTAAGTGCCCTGTTCCTGGGAGTCACACTGGCCGGAGATCTTAACACCCATTCATTTGCTGAGATAACGGGACTACTTGTATTTGCAGGAATCATGTTTACAATGTTCATCTGGGCTGAAAAAACAGCTGTAGAGCCTATTTTGCCGTTAAATCTTTTTAAGAATTCAATTTTCAGTGTATCATCAGTTGGAAGCTTTTTAGCAGGTGCCTTGCTGTTTTGTGGGATGATTTACGTCCCATTATTCGCACAGGATGTTTTAGGTATGAGTGCCACAAATTCAGGGTTCATCATGATCCCTATGCTTTTAAGCCTTACCATAACCTCAATACTCACTGGACTAATCATATCCAGGACCGGTAAATATAAAAAGCTGGCCATCGCCGAATTTATTATAACTGCAATCGGAGTTGTGCTTCTCGCCACCATGAATGAGAATACGCCCTATTATCTGCTGTTACTCTATTCAACTATTCTGGGTATTGGTTCAGGAATGGCCTATAACATATTCAATATAGCAGTGCAGAATGCATTCACACTGCGAGAAATAGGTGTTGTAACTGCTTCTATGCGGTTTTTCAGAAATTTAGGTACTATCTTATTCGTGCCAATATTTGGATACATAATGAATTTCACACTGATAAGTTCCTCTACAGTTAATTTGAGTGAAACTCAAGCTTTGGTACTTTCTATCCAGAATATTTTCCTTGCAGCTACAGTACTGGCATTTGCTGGATTGATTGTTGCCTTTTTCCTGAAAGAAATACCTTTAGGTGAAGATGTGCCTACCACATCATGATATTAAATGCCACAAGTGGCTAAATTTTTTCCTGGTCGTTGTAAGTCAATTGATAAGTAAATCTTTATGGGGCCTTTTTTGGGAATAATTATAAATCTAATAATCTTACAATATTGCTTTGAAATTATGCCAAAAAAGGGTAATGCAAAGTTGTTAAAATTAAGAAAGTTATTAAGATTTTAAACATGTATTGGAAGTGTTACAACCACTACATTCAAAAGTTGATGGCTGTTACACTTGTCAAATTCTAAATGGGGATATTTATGGAGGCCAAGGAAATTTTCAACAAATTAAAGCCATTGATTATTGTTATATTGCTGTTTTCCATCGTATTTTTCATAAGGGCCGAGGCAGCGAATCTATCATCATTATCTGGCGATTTTAAAGCCTTTTACCAGGATGATAATGGTCTTCCTTACTTCAGTGAGATGGACTCCTATTATAACTACCGTTTAACCGCTGATTACCTGGATCATGGCTATCCAGGGGATACTAAAATAAACGGAACCAACTGGGATCTGCACTCCAACTACCCCCCGGGGAGATCCGCTGAATATCCCCCACTCATCATCTACGTAACAGCCTGGGTTTATCTCCTGGTAAACTCAGTGGCTACGGTGCCCTTAACTGCGGTCAGCTTCTGGATGCCGGCCGTTATCGCATCTTTATGTGTAATACCAGCCTACTTCATGGTAAGAAGATTAACCAATGATTATGGTGGTATAACCGCCGGATTACTGGTTGCCCTGGCCCCGGCCTACTTCAACCACTCCTTCGCCGGCTTCTTCGATACTGACATGTTCAACATACTCCTACCACTCTTGGTAGTGTGGATGTTTATAGAAAGTATCAGGGCCGATGATTTAAAAAATAAGGCCATATTCGCAGTTCTATCGGCCATCTTCATGCTAATATTCTCCACCGCCTGGGAGGGATGGTGGTACATATTCTACATCGTGGTACTGGCCAGTCTGGTCTATCTGCTTGTTTCCCGTTACCTCTTAAAACAGGATCGAAAGCCAAGAGACGAGTTTTCGAGCCGGAAAGAATGGTTATTAAACCAGCCAGTGCTCCTTCCCCTGGCCATATTTGCCATTTTAGGCTCGGTTCTCATGATGATATCCATGGGAGCCCTGGACTTTTTCAACGCCCTTCTCCAGCCAGTGGGCTTTACCCAGCTACAAGAATCCACCCGGGTGACATCCTATCCCAACGTGTATGTCTCCGTGGCTGAGCTCCAAATACCTTCTATTTCTGATGTATTAGATGGTGTGGGTGGGATTTTAGCCTTCGCATTTGGTATAGTCAGTGTCTTCTGGCTTTTCCGAAAAATAAAAACTCCGGCTCCTGAGAATAAACTGAATATCAAGAAGAAACCGCGAAAGAGAAAAGGCAGTCGAAAAAAAAGACGGGAAGCAGAGAAGGTTGTAGAGGAGGATTCGAAGGTTGTTCCTCCCATCATCCCCCACCGACCACGAACTTACCTTTTCATGGCAGTGTTACTGACCGTGTGGCTGCTCACCACAGCCTATGCCATGACCAAGGGAGTCAGGTTTATCGAGGCCTTTTCCATACCCATCGCTATAGGGGCAGGTATATTTGTGGGTCTGGTAAGGGAGTACCTGGAAGGACAGATCGAAACTCCCAGCTACCGGGTGATTGTGATGGCCATCCTGGTGGCCATGGTGGTGTTCGTACCCCTAACCAATGACTACGCTGCTTCCAGTTCAGTGGTTCCCGGTACTGATGATTCCATGGTCAATTCTCTAGCCTGGATCAAGGCCAACACTGCCAATAACACCGTAATCATTTCCTGGTGGGACTTTGGACACCTGTTCGCTGCGGTAGCCGACCGGCCGGTAACCTTCGACGGAGGATCCCAGAACACGCCCCGGGCTTACTGGGTTGGAAAGGCACTTCTAACTAACAATGAAAGTCTTTCTGCAGGTATAATGCGGATGCTATCCTCCAGTGGAGATGATGGATACTACACCCTGGAAAATTATACCCAGAACACGGGTAAAAGTGTGGAAATACTGGAAAAAACCCTGGGTGTTGACAAAGCATCTGCCCAGACCATCATGACCAGCCAGTATGGTCTTACCACGGAACAGGCGCAAAATGTGCTGCAATTTACTCATCCCGATGATCCGGTTCCGGTGGTATTCATCACCAGCTATGACATGATTGGAAAGGCCGGTTGGTGGTCATACTTTGGTGGATGGAACTTCCAGAATGCTTCTGGCCAGAACATGGTGTACTCTTTGACCCAGGCCAATGTGACCACCCAGAATGATACTCTGGTGTTGCAGGGCGAAAATGGGGTGGTGGCCCAGATAACCAGTACCAACATCACCGCCGGGATAGCCACCAGTAACAACCAGGTTGCCCTGGCCCACCGGGTGATAGTGGTGGCCAATGGAACCACCGCATATGACCAGTTGGTGTCCAACCAGAGCATGTTCTCGGTCATGATCATCAAGGAAGGTGATTCGTATTATACCATGGCCATGAACAAGGAACTGGAGGACTCCATGTTCACCCGACTGTTCTTCCTTCAGGGAGCGGGTTTAACCCGTTTCACCCCGGCTTACGCCCAATCAGGAGTTATCGTTTGGAACGTGACAGTATAGGTCACGTTACTCCACTTTTTTATTTAAAAAATCTTTTTAAGTAAAAAAAGGTAAGTATTATCTAGCACCATAATCTAGGTTTTCATCCAACTTTAAATAATTACAATCTACTTTTTGAGTGATTTAAATTGACTTTAGAAGACAGAATCCGCAGCATTGAAGAGGAGATCAAGAAAACTCCCTACAACAAGGCCACTTCCCACCACATCGGGAAATTGAAGGCAAAATTATCCCAGTTACGGGAAGAATCATTTAAAAGGGCTTCCGCAGGTACCAAGGGCAAGGGATTCCATCTAAAAAAGAGTGGAGACTCCACTGTGGCTCTGGTAGGATTCCCTTCTGTTGGTAAGTCCACTATTCTCAATCAAATAACCAATGCCGAGTCTAAAATTGGTTCCTATGAATTCACCACCCTGGAGGTGATCCCCGGGGTCATGGAGTACCGGGGAGCCCATATTCAGATCTTCGATATTCCGGGGATCATCAGTGGTGCCGCTCATGGCCGGGGAAGGGGAAGAGAAATCTTATCAGTGGCTCGCAACGCCGATCTGATAGTGATAGTTCTGGATGTTTTCCAGCCACAACACCAGGAACTGATACTGGAAGAGCTTAACCTTATCGGCATCCGCCCAAATCAGTCACCTCCAGATGTAAGGGTAAAACGAAGAAGAATTGGTGGAGTAAAACTGGCTTCCACTGTCCCCCTGACCCATATGGATGAAAAAAGCATTCGTTCCATTCTTAACGAGTACGGGGTGCACAGTGCTGATGTTCTGATCCGGGAAGATGTCACCATGGATAGATTCATTGACTCCCTGGATTCCAGCATAGTCTACATACCCCTCCTGATGGTGGTTAACAAGATCGACCTGGTAGATGATGATTACTTGGGGGAAGTTAAAAGAAAAGTTCCCGATGCTTTATATATCGCCGCTGATAAGCAGTTAAACATTGATGAACTTAAAGAGGAGATATTCCAGCGCCTGGAACTTATAAGGATATACTTGAAGCCTCAGGGTAAAAAGGCAGATATGGATGATCCACTAATAGTCAGGAAGGGTTCTACCGTGGAAAACGTGGCACAGAGGCTACATCGTGACTTTGTAAGGAACTTCCGCCATGCCAATGTGTGGGGAAAGTCGGTGAAGTTCCCGGGCCAGAAGATAGGTCTGGAACACGCACTGGAAGATAAAGACATCGTAAGGATCATAGTTAAAAAATAATTTAAATAAAACAGGTGTGAACATGAAATTAGACGATATAATCGTTTCAAAGGCCATCGTGGAAGGTTACATGCAAGATCTGCTGGACTATATGGAGATGGACGTGGCCATTGGGGGTGGGGGGCCATCTGGTATCACCGCCGGATACTACATGGCCAAAGCAGGACTTAAGGTAGCTTTATTCGAAAAAAAACTCACTATTGGTGGTGGAATGTGGGGGGGCGGTATGATGTTAAACAAGATCGTGGTCCAGGAGGAAGGAAAACGAATCCTGGAGGAGATGGGCATCAGC encodes:
- a CDS encoding STT3 domain-containing protein; this translates as MEAKEIFNKLKPLIIVILLFSIVFFIRAEAANLSSLSGDFKAFYQDDNGLPYFSEMDSYYNYRLTADYLDHGYPGDTKINGTNWDLHSNYPPGRSAEYPPLIIYVTAWVYLLVNSVATVPLTAVSFWMPAVIASLCVIPAYFMVRRLTNDYGGITAGLLVALAPAYFNHSFAGFFDTDMFNILLPLLVVWMFIESIRADDLKNKAIFAVLSAIFMLIFSTAWEGWWYIFYIVVLASLVYLLVSRYLLKQDRKPRDEFSSRKEWLLNQPVLLPLAIFAILGSVLMMISMGALDFFNALLQPVGFTQLQESTRVTSYPNVYVSVAELQIPSISDVLDGVGGILAFAFGIVSVFWLFRKIKTPAPENKLNIKKKPRKRKGSRKKRREAEKVVEEDSKVVPPIIPHRPRTYLFMAVLLTVWLLTTAYAMTKGVRFIEAFSIPIAIGAGIFVGLVREYLEGQIETPSYRVIVMAILVAMVVFVPLTNDYAASSSVVPGTDDSMVNSLAWIKANTANNTVIISWWDFGHLFAAVADRPVTFDGGSQNTPRAYWVGKALLTNNESLSAGIMRMLSSSGDDGYYTLENYTQNTGKSVEILEKTLGVDKASAQTIMTSQYGLTTEQAQNVLQFTHPDDPVPVVFITSYDMIGKAGWWSYFGGWNFQNASGQNMVYSLTQANVTTQNDTLVLQGENGVVAQITSTNITAGIATSNNQVALAHRVIVVANGTTAYDQLVSNQSMFSVMIIKEGDSYYTMAMNKELEDSMFTRLFFLQGAGLTRFTPAYAQSGVIVWNVTV
- a CDS encoding RlmE family RNA methyltransferase, translating into MGKRWNQERKEDPYYQKAKKEEYRSRASYKLLQLNKKFKIIRKGDRILDLGAAPGGWSQVALEAVGEEGRVVAVDLQRIRPFTEENFKSIKGDFTTREVKEEIISALEGQAAVILSDASPKLSGIKDVDQMRSMDLFQAVMEMCDSTLRYNGSLIMKLFQGPQFPEMLKTVKKKFRMVKTTKPPSSRKKSVEMYLVARGFRGTR
- a CDS encoding metallophosphoesterase, yielding MLIGVISDTHIPERASEIPENVFKIFKDVDMILHAGDLISLEIKDILNNIAPTTCVQGNMDRYYGTKLPERELIEVGGVKIGLNHGEVYPRGDTQQLRYIGLEMKVDVLITGHTHYAFVNQLKDLLLLNPGSPTVPRLSDPSVMLVEVDEGEVEAQLIKIGESPCKALNYQARGV
- a CDS encoding MDR family MFS transporter, encoding MNHGSHYNLAKNKIIMIMAGLMVVLLLAAFDYSIIGTAMPKVINSLQGMEYYVWPFTSYMLTSTIAIILFGKLSDIYGRKHVLMAGIITFVITSVLCGFSTNMYELILFRGLQGIGGGILISLPFIVVGEIFSPRERAKYMGILASVFALADVLGPILGGVITDNLGWRWIFFINVPVGVAALIIILYSLPNFKSPDIKKVIDYFGIITFILSLSALFLGVTLAGDLNTHSFAEITGLLVFAGIMFTMFIWAEKTAVEPILPLNLFKNSIFSVSSVGSFLAGALLFCGMIYVPLFAQDVLGMSATNSGFIMIPMLLSLTITSILTGLIISRTGKYKKLAIAEFIITAIGVVLLATMNENTPYYLLLLYSTILGIGSGMAYNIFNIAVQNAFTLREIGVVTASMRFFRNLGTILFVPIFGYIMNFTLISSSTVNLSETQALVLSIQNIFLAATVLAFAGLIVAFFLKEIPLGEDVPTTS
- a CDS encoding helix-turn-helix transcriptional regulator, whose amino-acid sequence is MKTRIKELRARKDLTQAQLADQVGVRRETIVFLEKGKYNPSLKLAYLIARVLDEKIEEIFIFEEEDLNWKIK
- a CDS encoding OBG GTPase family GTP-binding protein, whose protein sequence is MTLEDRIRSIEEEIKKTPYNKATSHHIGKLKAKLSQLREESFKRASAGTKGKGFHLKKSGDSTVALVGFPSVGKSTILNQITNAESKIGSYEFTTLEVIPGVMEYRGAHIQIFDIPGIISGAAHGRGRGREILSVARNADLIVIVLDVFQPQHQELILEELNLIGIRPNQSPPDVRVKRRRIGGVKLASTVPLTHMDEKSIRSILNEYGVHSADVLIREDVTMDRFIDSLDSSIVYIPLLMVVNKIDLVDDDYLGEVKRKVPDALYIAADKQLNIDELKEEIFQRLELIRIYLKPQGKKADMDDPLIVRKGSTVENVAQRLHRDFVRNFRHANVWGKSVKFPGQKIGLEHALEDKDIVRIIVKK
- a CDS encoding TetR/AcrR family transcriptional regulator — protein: MSLAEWKEKEREQRQNYIIEAARKLLALKGFNEVSMDEIAREVGLGKSTLYLYFKNKESLYFAVVLRGIRIWVEMVKEGVKKGNTGLEKLTLYGNVNREFSNKYPDYFRLLYSPTSIKKQFDRDKMNSSEEFREVRELFKEIMSIGIDLIQKGIDEGQIRPDVDPTEAAILLSVIYNGKVNMGDWAKELLENRGIDEHRFAKDIGDLFLHMLMKH
- a CDS encoding DUF169 domain-containing protein, which encodes MDYTELGEKLNELLKLENEPVAIKWSVKEPKNVKKEEGKSRFCSKLEKAMNGEIFYATLEEEECMGGARYSGLKDMSEYPANVQSGAFMVPKGLYKNIPAVQRSRENETYINPGIFTAISFAPLNKAKFEPNVIFMVCNAKQGMEILHANAYDSGEHGRGADAVPVCSSMAATPYMTGKVTYGFGDVAARKNMDINQHDIMVSIPGSDLSRIVSNLGEMRTKMFFK
- the topA gene encoding DNA topoisomerase I — its product is MHEVIICEKPKAAEKISQALPGYAEKKNYKRVPYYEIEENGKKTTILAAVGHLYSLSPLKKENGRIFEVEWVPLHTKDKSKRYVKNYIDAIVKFSKDADKFIHACDYDIEGTLIGFNALKYACGDKSVEQAVRMKFSTLTDEDLLEAYHNPIDLDFHQVDSGIARHVLDFLFGVNISKYLTDSVMAATSRYIQLSAGRVQTPTLSILVDREKQIKEFKPEPYWLIKADLGLGIIADHKQGKIFDKKKTEDILAHCQGEDAVVDKISLKETAQSPPVPFDLGTLQSEAYSVFGFSPKKTQSIAQNLYTEGYTSYPRTSSQKLPASIGYQKILGKLSKNSSFAKHIKKLKKPLKPREGKKTDAAHPSIHPTGVLPNKLGRDYQKLYELIVHRFISVFGQNAILEAMKTDLKIGDEDFTFSRKRMAKMGWKEHYPFRKVENDEFPSLKEGEKLEAKVDSEEKETKPPARYNQASLIRELEKRGLGTKSTRANIISILYDRKYVEGKKITVNQLGEHLIDTLKEYSEKITSEELTREFETRMEGIMSGETDKDDIIQQARVEVSSILDDIEKNKLKIGEQLYQAYRESMVVGSCKCGGNLITINSPRGGTFVGCSAYPECKSTYSLPQGANVLKATCEKCGLPMISFGKPRQRACLDPKCGREGEEPPKNEVVGVCPDCGKDLLKRLGRYGEFVGCSGFPRCRYTRSLEEDEEKVQEKS
- a CDS encoding DUF3796 domain-containing protein, whose product is MEVKFNVFWGLLGFLGILGYILGDPVYYAFFAFFLFFISPVYNRAAKNGDEKKEKKANIERDYKLYKLSIWVGSVILVITSLYLMAAKTMNDYTAIGLLLGMTIYIVSFFAYMGMEKTARDERLRKIGTLAVTWSWYITLIFTGFLVVSMFWADRIHDPIELMGLIIFVMITTMLVANTILSRIGDID